A part of Chloroflexota bacterium genomic DNA contains:
- a CDS encoding PTS sugar transporter subunit IIA → MEKKELMEINQLIRKEIVDVNVAVEDWQGAIRAAGKLMVEDGAVEARFVDAMIRVAKEFGPYIVVAPGIALPHARPEDGVIKASISVVRLSTPVNFGNEDNDPVYLVVALAAIDHEQHIDGLKQLAMVLGNQDKIAEIKSAATKEELLAAFLNAA, encoded by the coding sequence ATGGAAAAGAAAGAACTGATGGAAATCAATCAATTAATTCGAAAAGAAATTGTTGACGTAAATGTCGCAGTTGAGGATTGGCAAGGAGCTATCCGTGCGGCAGGCAAATTAATGGTCGAAGATGGTGCTGTCGAAGCCAGATTTGTAGATGCAATGATCCGGGTGGCCAAAGAATTTGGCCCTTATATCGTTGTTGCCCCCGGCATCGCCCTCCCGCATGCTCGTCCAGAAGATGGCGTTATCAAAGCCAGTATCTCTGTTGTCCGTCTGAGCACACCCGTTAATTTCGGTAATGAAGACAATGACCCAGTATATCTCGTCGTTGCATTAGCAGCGATTGATCACGAGCAACATATTGATGGATTAAAGCAGCTCGCCATGGTCCTGGGCAACCAGGATAAAATCGCCGAGATCAAATCGGCTGCCACCAAGGAAGAGCTGCTCGCAGCGTTTCTAAACGCTGCTTAA
- a CDS encoding ExeM/NucH family extracellular endonuclease, with protein sequence MHIRTRLFNLVLILGMLFGALGIVTQEASAAAITDLFISEYIEGGSFNKVIEIFNGTGAPVDLTQYSLELYSNGASSPSQSTALSGTLADGDVFIISHGSADPTVLAIADATNSSVINFNGDDAIALRKGTAFIDVIGQIGVDPGASWGSGDVTTVNDTLVRKSTVCTGDPDGSDAFDPVPEWDGYAQDTFGYLGSHSCDCYVASTDPVINEFSASTTGIDVEYLELYGEPDTDYSDLTILAIEGDDPNWGIIDGAFVMGTTDANGFYLASLAANDLENGTQTFLLVSSFIGLEGDDLDTDDDGALDSTPWDAILDAVAVNDGGLTDLTYGDPVLGVAYDGLSFAPGGASRIPDGLDTDAASDWVRNDFDLAGIPGYDGSIGMHEAYNTPGTTNIAYEPPPEACGDEYTAIYDIQGNGASTPLYGSEVATEGIVVGDYQEGGKNGFFIQDADGDADLTTSDGIYVYAPSAPDVMIGDHVRVRGTASEYYDLTQIGSVSQVWICATGQALPDAGVLSLPMVSADAYEPYEGMRVTFPQDLIISEYFNFDRYGEVVLTSTRHVTPTALYEPGSPEYTAAVAAYALDEITLDDGRTSQNPDPALHPDGAVFDMSHLFRGGSWVTDLIGVLDYSYGAYKLQPSEGGTYTDGNPRTASPDVAPGNLTIASFNVLNYFITLDDGVNDICGPSGDMECRGADTAEELNRQRAKIVAAMATIDADVFGLMEIENDRLGGETDAAVFDLVNSLNAVAGAGTYDYIGTGAIGTDAIKVAIIYKPASVTPVGNVAILDSTVDPRFLDDYNRPALAVSFEDNLTGQRFTVVVNHLKSKGSSCDAVGDPDTGDGAGNCNITRSNAAAAEVDWLATDPTNAVTGNIILIGDFNSYDKEDPIDIIKAGADDVDETGDDYLDMIEEMQGDTAYGYVYDAQVGYLDYALANVSMSNYIVDVNIWHINADEPDLIDYDMSYKQDAQDLLYAPDPYRSSDHDPVVITVTFPPFIEYLMPIFFR encoded by the coding sequence ATGCATATCCGCACAAGATTGTTTAATCTAGTGTTGATATTAGGTATGTTGTTCGGCGCGTTGGGAATCGTCACCCAGGAGGCGTCAGCTGCTGCTATTACAGATTTATTCATTTCAGAATATATTGAAGGCGGCAGTTTTAACAAAGTGATTGAGATCTTCAATGGAACTGGAGCACCGGTAGATCTCACCCAATATTCCCTTGAACTCTATAGCAATGGAGCCTCATCGCCATCTCAGTCCACAGCTTTATCCGGGACACTTGCAGACGGCGATGTTTTTATTATTTCACATGGATCAGCTGATCCAACGGTTCTGGCCATTGCTGACGCTACAAATAGCTCTGTTATCAATTTCAATGGAGATGATGCAATTGCCCTGCGGAAAGGCACTGCATTTATTGATGTTATTGGGCAGATTGGTGTTGATCCTGGAGCATCTTGGGGATCAGGCGATGTGACAACAGTCAATGATACCCTGGTTCGGAAATCCACAGTTTGTACGGGTGATCCAGATGGCTCAGATGCCTTTGACCCAGTTCCCGAATGGGATGGTTATGCCCAGGATACATTTGGTTACCTTGGTTCGCATTCCTGTGACTGCTATGTCGCTTCGACGGACCCAGTAATTAATGAGTTCTCCGCCAGCACAACAGGGATAGATGTTGAATATCTGGAACTCTATGGTGAACCTGACACGGATTATTCGGATTTGACCATTCTGGCGATTGAGGGTGATGATCCTAACTGGGGAATCATTGATGGCGCGTTTGTAATGGGTACTACAGATGCCAATGGCTTTTACTTGGCGAGCCTGGCAGCCAATGACCTGGAGAATGGCACGCAGACTTTCTTGCTGGTCTCAAGTTTCATCGGCCTTGAAGGTGATGATCTCGATACTGATGATGACGGCGCACTTGACTCGACCCCTTGGGATGCGATCCTTGATGCGGTCGCTGTCAATGATGGAGGTTTAACAGACCTGACCTATGGTGATCCGGTTTTAGGTGTTGCTTATGATGGTTTGTCTTTTGCGCCTGGTGGAGCATCCCGAATCCCCGATGGCCTGGATACAGATGCTGCGTCGGACTGGGTGCGTAACGACTTTGACCTAGCGGGAATTCCTGGCTATGATGGTTCCATTGGGATGCATGAAGCTTACAATACACCCGGTACAACCAATATCGCTTACGAACCTCCACCAGAGGCCTGTGGTGATGAATACACTGCAATTTATGACATTCAAGGCAATGGTGCATCTACGCCGCTTTATGGTTCTGAGGTTGCTACTGAAGGTATTGTTGTTGGCGACTATCAGGAAGGTGGCAAGAACGGGTTTTTCATTCAGGATGCGGATGGCGATGCTGATCTCACTACATCGGATGGCATTTATGTTTATGCGCCCAGCGCTCCTGATGTGATGATTGGTGATCATGTTCGTGTTCGTGGTACGGCGTCTGAGTACTACGATTTAACCCAGATTGGTTCCGTAAGCCAAGTTTGGATCTGCGCGACTGGGCAGGCTTTACCTGACGCAGGTGTTTTATCTCTGCCGATGGTCAGTGCGGATGCCTATGAACCTTATGAGGGCATGCGGGTTACTTTCCCACAAGACCTGATAATCTCTGAGTATTTTAATTTTGACCGTTATGGCGAGGTTGTTCTGACCTCCACCCGACATGTGACCCCCACAGCCCTGTATGAACCTGGTTCACCGGAATATACGGCGGCTGTAGCCGCTTATGCGTTGGATGAAATCACATTGGATGACGGGCGCACGTCTCAAAATCCTGATCCCGCCTTACATCCGGATGGCGCTGTGTTTGATATGAGCCATCTCTTCCGCGGTGGCAGTTGGGTGACTGATCTGATTGGTGTACTGGATTACAGCTACGGCGCCTACAAGCTCCAACCCTCGGAGGGCGGCACATATACTGACGGCAACCCGAGGACAGCGAGCCCGGATGTGGCCCCGGGTAATTTGACCATTGCCAGCTTTAATGTGTTGAATTATTTCATCACCCTTGACGATGGTGTCAATGATATTTGTGGCCCCAGCGGCGATATGGAATGTCGTGGTGCTGATACGGCTGAAGAGCTTAACCGACAAAGGGCTAAGATCGTGGCCGCCATGGCAACGATTGATGCTGACGTGTTCGGCCTGATGGAAATCGAGAACGATCGGCTTGGTGGTGAAACAGATGCCGCAGTTTTTGATCTGGTTAATAGCCTGAATGCCGTGGCTGGCGCAGGAACCTATGACTACATTGGGACGGGCGCAATCGGCACAGACGCGATCAAAGTGGCGATTATTTATAAACCCGCCTCAGTAACGCCTGTCGGCAATGTCGCAATCCTCGATTCAACCGTTGATCCTCGATTCCTGGATGATTACAACCGGCCTGCTCTGGCTGTTTCATTTGAGGATAATCTAACAGGCCAAAGGTTTACGGTCGTTGTCAACCACCTGAAGTCTAAGGGTTCTAGTTGTGATGCTGTTGGAGATCCGGACACTGGTGATGGTGCAGGGAACTGTAACATCACCCGGTCGAATGCGGCCGCTGCGGAAGTGGATTGGCTGGCGACGGATCCAACCAATGCCGTTACCGGAAACATCATCCTGATTGGTGACTTCAACTCTTATGACAAAGAGGATCCAATTGATATCATCAAAGCTGGTGCGGATGATGTTGATGAAACAGGCGATGATTATCTGGATATGATCGAAGAGATGCAGGGCGATACAGCCTATGGGTATGTCTATGATGCTCAGGTAGGTTATCTGGATTATGCTCTGGCGAATGTCTCTATGTCCAACTACATTGTTGATGTCAACATCTGGCATATCAACGCTGATGAACCGGACTTGATTGACTACGATATGAGCTATAAGCAGGATGCCCAGGATCTGCTCTATGCGCCGGATCCCTATCGCTCCAGTGACCATGATCCTGTCGTGATCACGGTAACCTTCCCGCCGTTCATCGAGTACTTGATGCCGATCTTCTTCCGCTAG
- a CDS encoding PTS sugar transporter subunit IIB, whose product MGLGSGLLVKMGIERVLEKNGISRKEFQVEVADISTARSMRPDIFVTTSEFAKSLREVEAEVITVKNLFDENEIDAAIMDVFRKIQNEKK is encoded by the coding sequence ATGGGATTGGGCAGTGGGCTCTTGGTCAAGATGGGGATTGAGCGAGTGCTTGAGAAAAATGGCATCAGTCGAAAAGAGTTTCAAGTCGAAGTTGCTGACATATCTACCGCCCGGTCCATGAGGCCAGACATCTTTGTGACAACATCAGAATTCGCGAAATCATTGCGCGAGGTTGAAGCAGAAGTTATTACTGTAAAAAACCTCTTCGATGAAAACGAAATAGATGCTGCCATTATGGATGTTTTCAGAAAAATTCAGAATGAAAAGAAGTAA
- the mutL gene encoding DNA mismatch repair endonuclease MutL, translated as MPIRLLPDHIASQIAAGEVIERPSSVVKELVENALDAGSDAITVEVMGAGKRLISILDNGAGIPTAELALAVSRHATSKLARAEDLFHIKTLGFRGEALASIGSVSRMTVESRSGEEALGARLVVEGGRLGEQERVGVPSGTRIVVEDLFYNVPARLKFLKKDNTERRHIESLVTRYALAYPQIRWQLVVDGKPSLHTSGNGDRREILSALYGVDIARQMLAVDFKEDDYRIHGFISPVSLTRANRREITVFVNGRWVRDTAVTAAILRAYHTLLMVGRYPIVTLFMEMPPEAVDVNVHPAKAEVRFRENDLVFSRVQRSVRRALLAYSPVPELRPRQFWGGQPAGETSDESQASWSQAAEIPFPVVNATETAPAHVQIHTGTLEGDKLPLLRLVGQVAGTYLIAEGPDGLYLIDQHAAHERVLFEQLMAQQSQEKVPAQTLLEPVNVVLPPEKARLLEEQLEVLEHIGFDVEPFGPNTFTVRAIPALIVGGDPEVALNVVVEDFEDDETPLASATEARLTARICKRMAVKGGQTLSVEEQNALLRSLEACHSPRTCPHGRPTMIHLSADLLERQFGRRGAR; from the coding sequence ATGCCTATTCGTTTATTGCCAGACCATATCGCCAGCCAGATTGCTGCCGGAGAAGTTATCGAGCGACCTTCCTCCGTTGTAAAGGAGTTGGTCGAGAACGCCCTGGATGCCGGCAGCGATGCGATCACTGTCGAAGTGATGGGCGCGGGAAAACGCCTTATCTCAATTCTCGATAATGGTGCAGGGATTCCCACAGCCGAATTAGCTCTGGCTGTTTCCCGGCATGCCACCAGCAAGTTGGCGCGGGCTGAGGACCTTTTCCATATCAAAACCCTGGGTTTCCGGGGTGAGGCCTTGGCTTCAATCGGTTCCGTATCCCGAATGACGGTTGAATCACGCTCGGGTGAGGAAGCTCTTGGCGCAAGGCTGGTGGTGGAAGGGGGACGGCTGGGAGAACAAGAGCGGGTGGGCGTGCCTTCGGGGACACGGATCGTGGTGGAGGACCTGTTTTACAACGTCCCAGCCCGGTTGAAATTTCTCAAAAAGGATAATACTGAGCGTCGCCACATTGAATCTCTGGTGACTCGCTATGCTCTGGCCTACCCGCAGATCCGCTGGCAATTGGTTGTGGATGGCAAGCCCTCACTGCATACCAGTGGGAATGGCGACCGGCGGGAAATTCTTTCAGCGCTCTATGGGGTGGATATCGCCCGGCAGATGTTGGCTGTAGATTTCAAAGAAGATGATTACAGGATTCACGGGTTCATCAGCCCGGTTTCGCTGACCCGTGCCAACCGACGTGAGATAACCGTCTTTGTCAATGGCCGCTGGGTTCGGGATACGGCCGTCACGGCAGCGATTTTGCGTGCCTATCATACCCTGTTGATGGTTGGCCGTTATCCGATCGTGACCCTTTTCATGGAGATGCCGCCCGAGGCCGTGGATGTCAATGTGCATCCCGCCAAAGCGGAAGTCCGGTTCCGCGAGAATGATCTGGTTTTTTCTCGGGTGCAGCGGTCCGTCAGGCGGGCCCTGCTGGCTTATTCGCCAGTGCCGGAATTACGGCCCCGACAATTTTGGGGCGGTCAGCCTGCGGGAGAAACCTCGGATGAAAGTCAGGCTTCCTGGTCCCAGGCAGCGGAGATTCCCTTTCCGGTTGTCAATGCAACTGAGACTGCTCCGGCTCATGTGCAGATCCATACCGGTACTTTAGAAGGCGACAAGCTACCGCTGCTGCGCCTGGTGGGGCAGGTGGCTGGGACCTATCTGATCGCTGAAGGCCCGGATGGGCTTTACCTGATCGACCAGCATGCCGCTCATGAACGAGTGCTTTTTGAACAGCTGATGGCTCAGCAATCTCAGGAAAAAGTGCCGGCGCAAACCTTATTGGAACCGGTGAATGTAGTCCTGCCGCCTGAAAAAGCACGGCTATTGGAAGAGCAGTTGGAGGTTTTGGAACATATCGGCTTTGATGTGGAACCTTTTGGCCCCAACACCTTTACCGTCCGGGCGATCCCGGCCCTGATCGTGGGCGGAGACCCTGAAGTGGCCTTGAATGTGGTTGTTGAGGATTTTGAAGACGATGAAACGCCTTTGGCATCCGCTACGGAAGCCCGACTCACGGCCCGCATTTGTAAACGAATGGCCGTGAAGGGCGGACAAACCCTCTCGGTGGAAGAGCAGAACGCCTTACTGCGCAGCCTTGAGGCCTGCCATTCACCACGCACCTGCCCGCATGGGCGGCCAACGATGATCCATCTTTCGGCAGACCTTTTGGAGCGGCAATTCGGCCGCCGGGGAGCCCGATAG
- a CDS encoding transketolase family protein: protein MNDNKQSQSPLVGLPSRKAYGKVIVELGHQNENIVALSADLAGSVNLSEFAKEFPDRFVNVGVAEQDLMGVSAGLTLAGKIPYASTYAVFSALRAAEQVRTDIGYNGLPVRIVSTHGGITFGVAGATHQALEDIAVFRTIPGMAVFSPADAVETAAILRATVDLDGPVYIRLSRVAEKTVYTQEFEYQIGKPDLLIPGEDVLLVATGMEVGETMDAVKLLEEKGVKAGLLNISTIKPLDVKGLAEILKNYKIVMTVEQHNVINGLGSAVAEVIAEANLNLKFHRHGIMDIFTTSGPYQDLLSYYKLDPEGIRDTLLQVFDS from the coding sequence ATGAACGACAATAAACAATCCCAAAGTCCCCTGGTTGGCCTCCCCAGCCGAAAAGCCTATGGTAAAGTCATTGTTGAGCTGGGACACCAAAATGAGAATATCGTTGCCCTCTCAGCCGATTTGGCTGGCAGTGTCAACTTATCGGAATTCGCCAAAGAATTCCCCGATCGGTTCGTCAATGTCGGCGTGGCGGAACAAGACCTGATGGGTGTTTCCGCCGGCCTGACCCTGGCAGGGAAAATCCCTTACGCCAGCACCTACGCTGTGTTCTCTGCGCTACGTGCCGCGGAACAAGTCCGTACAGACATTGGCTATAACGGCCTGCCCGTTCGGATCGTTTCCACCCACGGCGGGATCACCTTCGGTGTCGCCGGTGCGACCCACCAGGCGCTGGAAGATATCGCTGTTTTCAGAACCATCCCTGGTATGGCAGTTTTCTCACCGGCTGATGCCGTTGAAACAGCTGCCATTTTACGGGCAACCGTTGACCTGGACGGCCCAGTCTATATCCGCCTCAGCAGGGTTGCGGAAAAGACCGTCTACACCCAGGAATTTGAATATCAGATCGGAAAGCCTGACCTATTGATCCCCGGCGAGGATGTGCTACTAGTTGCTACTGGCATGGAAGTCGGTGAGACTATGGACGCTGTCAAACTGCTCGAAGAAAAGGGCGTCAAGGCTGGCCTGCTGAATATTTCAACCATCAAACCCCTTGATGTAAAAGGGTTAGCTGAGATTCTCAAGAATTACAAGATCGTCATGACCGTTGAACAACACAATGTGATTAATGGCCTTGGCAGTGCTGTTGCCGAAGTTATCGCTGAAGCAAACCTGAACCTGAAATTCCACCGTCACGGCATTATGGATATTTTCACAACTTCAGGCCCCTATCAAGATCTGCTCAGCTACTATAAACTTGATCCCGAAGGCATACGAGACACATTATTGCAGGTTTTTGATTCATAA
- a CDS encoding carbohydrate kinase family protein: protein MSRLFVAGLINLETTLAIDGFPLPYFPVRYPFFGIQTTVSGVGYNLAKALTRLGNQVDFASLIGGDDNSQLVRKALKGDGIGDGLILSTVNETAQSVIIYDPEGKRQIHTDLKDIQNQSYPLKEAEAALRQADLAVICNINFARPLLRAAKSAGKWVATDVHALSDLDDAYNQDYMQAADILFLSDESLPEPPETILPELMDKYSAEIIVIGLGAEGAAMGVRSDTHLEWFPAVQTRPVINTIGAGDALFSAFLDHYVRTHDPYASIRAAIVFASYKIGEKGAAQGFLTAEALDEWVKKVETDSSNN, encoded by the coding sequence ATGAGCCGTCTTTTTGTCGCTGGGCTGATTAACCTTGAAACCACGCTGGCCATTGACGGTTTTCCGCTGCCATATTTCCCTGTTCGATATCCCTTTTTCGGCATTCAAACCACCGTCTCTGGCGTGGGTTATAACTTAGCCAAAGCCCTGACCAGGTTGGGCAATCAGGTGGACTTTGCCTCACTGATCGGCGGGGATGATAACAGCCAATTGGTGCGTAAGGCTTTGAAGGGGGATGGTATTGGAGATGGTCTGATCCTCTCAACCGTAAATGAGACCGCTCAATCGGTGATTATTTATGATCCCGAAGGAAAACGGCAGATTCATACCGACTTAAAGGATATTCAGAATCAGTCCTACCCGCTGAAAGAAGCAGAGGCAGCCCTGAGGCAGGCGGACCTGGCTGTGATCTGCAATATCAATTTTGCCAGGCCCTTGCTGCGTGCCGCCAAAAGTGCCGGTAAGTGGGTCGCCACGGATGTCCATGCTCTTTCGGATCTGGATGACGCCTATAATCAGGATTATATGCAAGCCGCGGATATTCTTTTCCTGAGCGACGAGTCCCTGCCGGAGCCACCGGAAACTATCCTTCCGGAATTGATGGATAAATATTCGGCTGAGATTATAGTGATTGGGCTGGGAGCGGAAGGCGCAGCGATGGGTGTTCGCAGTGATACCCACTTGGAGTGGTTCCCTGCGGTGCAAACCCGACCGGTGATCAATACAATTGGCGCGGGGGATGCGCTTTTTTCAGCCTTCCTTGACCATTATGTGCGAACGCACGATCCCTACGCCTCGATTCGGGCTGCGATCGTGTTTGCCTCCTACAAGATTGGGGAAAAAGGGGCCGCGCAGGGTTTCCTGACGGCAGAGGCCCTTGATGAGTGGGTCAAAAAGGTCGAAACGGATTCCAGTAATAATTAG
- a CDS encoding transketolase, producing MEAKIIELSKIAAQIDQDILTTGRDCAVGVHIGGNLTLSQIMAVLFFEVAHLDPKNPKWQNRDRIILSKGHGNVALSSAMARKGFFPLEELEKFDTFNSMLSMHIDKHRMPGVEISSGSLGHGLSVAVGAALGAKMDKADWQTYCIISDGELEEGSVWEALMCGANYHLDNLTVILDRDMFTIEGHTEDTMALEPLADKLKAFNWFVLEVDGHNIKELLDAFNQKSPDNKPKFIIANTIKGRGVASIEGKASSHFFKISKEEAEKALEALKIADMEA from the coding sequence ATGGAAGCAAAAATTATAGAACTAAGTAAGATAGCAGCTCAAATTGATCAGGACATCCTGACAACCGGACGCGATTGTGCTGTTGGTGTCCATATCGGTGGCAACCTGACCTTATCCCAGATCATGGCCGTCCTCTTCTTTGAAGTTGCCCACCTCGATCCCAAGAACCCCAAATGGCAGAACAGGGACCGCATCATTCTGAGCAAAGGTCACGGCAATGTCGCCCTTTCCTCTGCGATGGCTCGTAAGGGTTTCTTCCCTCTGGAAGAACTGGAAAAATTTGATACCTTCAACTCCATGTTGAGCATGCACATTGATAAACACCGCATGCCTGGTGTTGAGATCAGCTCCGGTTCCCTCGGACATGGTCTCTCAGTCGCTGTTGGGGCCGCTCTCGGCGCCAAGATGGATAAAGCCGACTGGCAAACCTACTGCATCATCTCCGATGGTGAGTTGGAAGAAGGCTCTGTTTGGGAAGCTCTGATGTGCGGCGCCAATTACCACTTGGACAATCTCACAGTCATTCTGGACCGGGATATGTTCACCATTGAAGGCCACACAGAAGACACCATGGCGCTGGAGCCACTGGCAGATAAATTGAAAGCCTTCAATTGGTTTGTTCTGGAAGTCGATGGGCACAATATCAAAGAATTGCTGGATGCATTCAACCAAAAATCCCCAGACAACAAGCCGAAATTCATCATCGCCAATACGATTAAAGGCCGGGGTGTTGCCTCCATTGAGGGGAAAGCAAGCTCACACTTCTTCAAGATCTCAAAGGAAGAAGCTGAGAAAGCTTTGGAAGCATTGAAAATTGCAGATATGGAAGCATAA
- a CDS encoding MFS transporter, which translates to MNRSRNRVIFVITCISFFSFGIYSAGLGPVILELADRIGSTPAAIGIIFTAIYTGSLLTQITSGWLTTKFGRMTIMTISILLIALGLFGLVNVKSLGLLVSFCFVIGLGQGGLDMVSNLIVSQAYPEKSVAFLNILHLVYGVGSTLGPILVSLFIKYFNRGLLVEWVAGVMFFALGLVFLFIHREEKVVSSETVKVELVEDKQTPVFTNVLVWLLGAMLFIVVGTQFSVGSWASIFLTNTTGLSPEKASMSASLYWMFISIGRVLAIFLSNKLTQMKMLFVNIAGSIVGSILFLITTGAYLPSLISLIFIGLSFGGFYPLLLSFMPKFFGKNVDKAGSIIITSGTVGGMILPSLAGNILNSISPAAFAWAILFFISSLAVLSLILNRKTSQKEQLPNAA; encoded by the coding sequence ATGAATCGTTCACGAAATCGGGTCATTTTCGTAATTACTTGTATAAGCTTTTTTTCTTTTGGGATATATAGCGCAGGGCTTGGCCCAGTCATCCTGGAATTAGCCGATCGAATTGGGTCAACTCCGGCTGCAATTGGAATAATTTTCACTGCAATTTATACCGGATCATTATTAACTCAAATTACATCAGGGTGGTTAACCACAAAATTTGGCAGAATGACGATAATGACGATCTCCATCCTTTTAATCGCCTTGGGGCTCTTCGGACTTGTGAATGTCAAATCGCTTGGACTGTTGGTATCCTTTTGTTTCGTAATAGGTCTGGGACAAGGTGGATTGGATATGGTTTCCAATCTTATTGTGAGTCAAGCCTACCCCGAAAAAAGTGTCGCCTTTCTGAATATATTGCACCTTGTTTATGGTGTCGGATCAACGCTGGGACCAATTCTTGTTAGCCTATTCATTAAATATTTTAACCGTGGGTTACTAGTCGAATGGGTTGCTGGGGTAATGTTCTTCGCGCTTGGGCTTGTTTTTCTTTTCATCCATCGCGAAGAAAAAGTTGTCTCGTCAGAGACCGTGAAAGTGGAATTGGTCGAAGATAAGCAGACGCCAGTTTTTACGAATGTTTTGGTTTGGCTGTTGGGGGCTATGCTGTTTATTGTGGTCGGAACCCAATTTAGCGTTGGCAGTTGGGCCTCAATCTTCCTGACCAATACTACAGGTTTGAGCCCGGAGAAGGCGTCGATGAGTGCCTCTTTGTATTGGATGTTCATTTCTATAGGAAGAGTCCTGGCAATTTTCCTAAGCAATAAACTGACCCAGATGAAAATGTTATTTGTTAACATTGCAGGTTCAATAGTTGGATCAATTCTCTTCTTAATTACAACAGGTGCTTACCTGCCTTCATTGATATCGTTAATTTTCATCGGTCTAAGCTTTGGGGGTTTCTACCCGCTATTACTCTCCTTCATGCCCAAGTTCTTTGGAAAGAATGTAGATAAGGCCGGCAGCATAATTATTACCTCGGGAACTGTTGGCGGGATGATTTTGCCCTCGCTTGCGGGGAATATCCTAAACTCAATCAGCCCTGCTGCCTTTGCCTGGGCTATCTTATTCTTCATCTCATCTCTCGCAGTGCTCTCTCTCATCCTAAATCGAAAGACTTCCCAGAAGGAACAGTTACCAAACGCTGCCTAA
- a CDS encoding 4Fe-4S dicluster domain-containing protein has protein sequence MPLSRLFILIIDLLFIAGFLAFAIVSMVEGQRRAARFSAALTVLSGLALTALLLTPPLVTQIAALILAILLGLFIFWLSWPVKRQITASPMPNQRVDERTIMFARVRLEPGTPQFEAYYREHPEHLAPDNAFRANPGLLQPGSAFYDAFLSSSPDASFFLTGVLRDQVDGPVAPEKVEKSPEDLARFVKGLAAYHGAVDSGVCELQPYHIYSHIGRGTGEYGAPITLDHRFAIAFTVEMDHAMISAAPRMPAVMESAREYVEAGKIAVILAAAIRNLGYPARAHIDSNYRVIAPLVAKDAGLGEVGRMGLLMTPRLGPRVRLAVVTTDLPLVTDQPTFDPTVIDFCDHCQKCVEVCPSNAIPTGERTAHPDDTLRWKINSEKCFTYWTQIGTDCGRCMAVCPYSHPDTALHNLIRFGVNHSANFRKTAVKMDDLFYGRKPKPHVAPKWLQFK, from the coding sequence ATGCCGCTATCCCGTCTCTTCATCCTTATCATTGACCTGCTCTTCATTGCTGGCTTCCTGGCCTTTGCCATTGTGTCAATGGTCGAAGGACAACGTCGGGCTGCCCGGTTCTCAGCGGCACTGACAGTTCTTTCAGGTTTGGCTCTGACGGCATTATTACTCACTCCCCCACTTGTCACACAAATTGCCGCACTCATCCTTGCAATCTTGTTGGGGCTTTTCATTTTCTGGCTATCATGGCCGGTGAAGCGCCAGATCACAGCCTCCCCCATGCCCAATCAACGGGTTGATGAGCGCACAATCATGTTTGCCCGTGTCAGGCTGGAACCCGGAACACCCCAATTCGAAGCCTATTATCGCGAACACCCCGAGCATCTCGCTCCGGACAATGCCTTTCGAGCCAACCCTGGCCTGCTGCAGCCTGGCTCCGCATTCTATGATGCTTTTTTAAGTTCTTCACCGGATGCCAGCTTTTTCCTCACAGGCGTCCTCCGCGACCAAGTGGATGGCCCTGTTGCACCTGAGAAAGTTGAAAAATCACCTGAAGACCTGGCCCGCTTCGTGAAAGGCCTGGCTGCCTATCATGGCGCAGTGGATTCCGGCGTCTGTGAACTGCAGCCCTACCACATCTATTCCCATATCGGGCGCGGCACCGGTGAATATGGCGCACCGATCACCCTCGATCACCGTTTTGCAATTGCCTTCACTGTGGAAATGGACCATGCCATGATCTCCGCCGCACCGCGCATGCCCGCCGTGATGGAATCCGCCCGGGAATATGTCGAGGCCGGCAAGATCGCCGTGATCCTCGCCGCTGCCATTCGCAATCTCGGCTACCCTGCCCGGGCCCACATTGACAGCAACTACCGTGTCATTGCCCCCCTGGTCGCCAAGGATGCCGGGCTTGGAGAGGTCGGGCGCATGGGGCTGCTGATGACCCCCCGGCTTGGTCCTCGGGTGCGCCTGGCAGTCGTCACCACTGACCTGCCGCTCGTAACTGACCAGCCCACCTTTGACCCCACTGTCATTGATTTTTGTGACCACTGCCAGAAATGCGTCGAGGTCTGCCCCTCCAACGCCATCCCCACCGGTGAACGCACCGCCCATCCGGATGACACCCTGCGCTGGAAGATCAACTCCGAAAAGTGTTTCACCTACTGGACCCAAATCGGCACGGACTGCGGCCGCTGTATGGCGGTTTGTCCCTATTCCCATCCGGATACAGCCCTCCACAACCTGATCCGGTTTGGCGTGAACCATTCCGCCAACTTTCGCAAAACAGCCGTCAAGATGGATGATCTTTTCTATGGGCGTAAACCCAAGCCGCATGTAGCCCCCAAATGGCTCCAATTTAAATGA